One window of the Pseudomonas sihuiensis genome contains the following:
- a CDS encoding homogentisate 1,2-dioxygenase, which translates to MSRQWIRFPLREGECSRQAHCDLPQGTYEREMGREGFFGPTAHLHHKHPPTGWIDWEGPLRPHAFNFNNIPSERDCPLAAPLTLHNADVKLRVWRTHGAMRHLVRNADGDELLFVHEGSGHFYCDFGHLQYRDGDYLLIPRGTAWRIEASTPSYFLLIENTDGAYQLPDKGLLGPQAIFDLAVLEHPHIDDAFKAQQDENTWQIRIKRRGQISTVTYPYNPLDVVGWHGDNTVVRLNWRDIRPLISHRYHLPPSVHTTFVANGFVICTFTPRPVESDPGALKVPFFHNNDDYDEVLFYHRGNFFSRDNIEQGMVTLHPCGFPHGPHPKALKKSQEDPATFIDEVAVMIDTRRALEVADAAGAVDVAEYVNSWRAPGL; encoded by the coding sequence ATGAGCCGCCAATGGATTCGCTTTCCCCTGCGTGAAGGCGAGTGCTCGCGTCAGGCGCATTGCGACCTGCCGCAGGGCACATACGAGCGCGAGATGGGCCGTGAGGGCTTCTTCGGCCCCACCGCGCACCTGCACCATAAGCATCCGCCCACCGGCTGGATCGACTGGGAAGGCCCGCTGCGTCCGCATGCGTTCAACTTCAACAACATTCCCAGCGAGCGCGACTGCCCGCTGGCGGCGCCGCTGACGCTGCACAACGCCGACGTCAAGCTGCGCGTCTGGCGCACCCACGGCGCCATGCGTCATCTGGTGCGCAACGCCGATGGCGACGAGCTGCTGTTCGTGCATGAAGGCAGTGGGCATTTCTACTGCGACTTCGGCCATCTGCAGTACCGCGACGGCGATTACCTGCTGATCCCGCGTGGCACCGCCTGGCGCATCGAGGCCAGCACACCGAGTTACTTCCTGCTGATCGAGAACACCGACGGCGCCTATCAGTTGCCGGACAAGGGCCTGCTCGGCCCGCAGGCGATCTTCGACCTGGCGGTGCTGGAGCACCCGCATATCGACGACGCCTTCAAGGCGCAGCAGGACGAGAACACCTGGCAGATCCGCATCAAGCGGCGCGGCCAGATCAGCACCGTGACCTACCCCTACAACCCGCTGGACGTGGTCGGCTGGCATGGCGACAACACCGTGGTGCGCCTGAACTGGCGCGATATTCGCCCGTTGATCAGCCATCGCTACCACCTGCCGCCGTCGGTACACACCACCTTCGTCGCCAACGGTTTCGTGATCTGCACCTTCACCCCGCGTCCGGTGGAATCCGATCCCGGCGCGCTCAAGGTGCCGTTTTTCCACAACAACGACGACTACGACGAAGTGCTGTTCTACCACCGTGGCAACTTCTTCAGCCGCGACAACATCGAGCAGGGCATGGTCACCCTGCACCCGTGCGGCTTCCCCCATGGGCCACACCCCAAGGCGCTGAAGAAGAGCCAGGAGGATCCGGCCACCTTCATCGACGAGGTGGCGGTGATGATCGACACCCGCCGCGCCCTGGAAGTGGCCGATGCCGCCGGCGCGGTGGACGTGGCCGAGTACGTCAACTCCTGGCGTGCGCCGGGTCTGTAG